CGACCGTTCCCACCAGGACGAGGGTAAAGGTTAAACCCCAGACGGGGAAGCTTCCCCCGGAAGAAGGAACGAGTTTTTTCCCGGCCAGACTCCCGGACAGAGCCATGATCGGCACCAACATAATAAA
This Deltaproteobacteria bacterium DNA region includes the following protein-coding sequences:
- a CDS encoding potassium-transporting ATPase subunit KdpA; protein product: FIMLVPIMALSGSLAGKKLVPSSGGSFPVWGLTFTLVLVGTVVIVGALTFLPALAMGPVVEHFLITGSKIIF